From Vigna unguiculata cultivar IT97K-499-35 chromosome 5, ASM411807v1, whole genome shotgun sequence, the proteins below share one genomic window:
- the LOC114183250 gene encoding uncharacterized protein LOC114183250: MGSSCFFLICVLHSAIALTCGVLMVFYSKEICVLGHGPKTASKLQGSTPHDQLLIQTSDSFSGLLLFTIGFLVFMVACVKDWEFQSFFAKGCVFLHISMAVWRFYFGRKLEDLAHDWPRHAVGDIALATSWLFFLVYLWREKYD; the protein is encoded by the coding sequence ATGGGTTCTTCTTGCTTTTTCCTAATATGTGTTCTGCATTCTGCAATAGCTTTGACCTGTGGAGTCCTTATGGTGTTTTATTCCAAAGAGATTTGTGTGCTGGGGCATGGACCAAAGACAGCAAGCAAGCTTCAAGGGTCAACACCCCATGATCAGTTACTGATTCAGACCTCAGATTCCTTCTCTGGCTTGTTGCTGTTCACAATTGGGTTTCTTGTGTTCATGGTTGCTTGTGTTAAGGACTGGGAGTTCCAGAGTTTTTTTGCCAAAGGGTGTGTGTTTCTTCACATATCTATGGCAGTTTGGAGATTCTACTTTGGGAGAAAGCTTGAAGATCTTGCCCATGACTGGCCTAGACATGCTGTTGGGGACATTGCGTTGGCCACTTCCTGGCTCTTCTTTCTTGTGTACTTGTGGAGGGAGAAGTATGATTAG